A window from Actinomycetota bacterium encodes these proteins:
- a CDS encoding SDR family oxidoreductase: protein AAAVPMGRLGQPPELGDVVAFLASERASYVTGAMLSVDGGLLQGLF, encoded by the coding sequence GGCCGCCGCCGTTCCCATGGGCCGCCTGGGCCAGCCGCCCGAGCTCGGCGACGTCGTGGCGTTCCTGGCGTCCGAACGCGCCTCCTACGTGACCGGGGCGATGCTGTCCGTGGACGGTGGGCTGCTCCAGGGGTTGTTCTGA